In Desulfobacterales bacterium, a single genomic region encodes these proteins:
- a CDS encoding ABC transporter substrate-binding protein gives ASPHHLNPAIQSGLITAFPGTQIFAGLVRFDNKWNPHPYLAEKWGISKDGLSVTLHLVKNAIFHDGKPITSEDVAFSIMAVQALHPFKSMLAPVERVDTPDPHIAIIRLNKPHPVILLAMSPALLPILPKHVYGSIENVKNNPANMKPIGSGPFKLEEFIPDKHILLKKNNDFFIKGHPYLDKITIKIIRNTLEEGMGIEVKNVNMMISFQDVDELKQIRSQEHLTVIMNGFKGIGPIYWLAFNLRNKPFDDVRVRKAIAYAIDREFIVKTAFKGEIDIETGPICSSSPFYSNDVNMYHQDFEKANKLLDEAGYPRDKKGKRFSFRVTYIPDKSANNRRLMEYFHELFLLKLGIDAKIEHPENFVAWAEKIANWDFDVTLDNVYNWGDPVIGVHRTYLSSNIRKGVIWSNTQGYSNPVVDELLEKAGSELNFEKRYAFYKKFQKIITDELPIYPIFQAFYAIGHDKNLGGVGQSIWGLMTPLDNIYWKNLNQ, from the coding sequence TGCATCACCACATCATTTAAATCCGGCAATTCAATCGGGATTGATAACTGCTTTTCCTGGAACTCAAATTTTTGCAGGTTTGGTTCGATTTGATAATAAATGGAATCCTCATCCTTACCTTGCTGAAAAATGGGGAATTTCAAAGGATGGATTATCAGTGACGTTACATTTGGTAAAAAACGCTATTTTTCATGATGGGAAACCCATTACATCCGAAGATGTAGCTTTTTCTATAATGGCTGTTCAAGCATTGCATCCATTCAAATCTATGCTGGCTCCTGTTGAAAGAGTTGATACTCCTGACCCACATATAGCTATCATTCGCTTGAACAAACCGCATCCTGTTATTTTACTTGCCATGTCGCCAGCTCTTTTACCTATTCTTCCAAAGCATGTTTATGGAAGTATCGAAAACGTAAAAAATAATCCGGCAAACATGAAACCTATTGGATCGGGTCCCTTTAAACTTGAAGAATTTATTCCAGATAAACATATCCTGCTAAAAAAAAATAATGATTTTTTTATTAAAGGACATCCTTATCTTGATAAAATAACAATAAAAATAATTCGTAATACTCTGGAAGAAGGAATGGGAATAGAAGTAAAAAATGTTAATATGATGATATCTTTCCAAGATGTAGATGAATTAAAGCAAATAAGAAGTCAAGAGCATTTAACTGTAATTATGAATGGATTTAAAGGAATAGGACCAATTTATTGGCTTGCTTTCAATCTTAGAAATAAACCGTTTGATGATGTTAGAGTTAGAAAAGCCATTGCTTATGCAATAGATCGTGAATTTATCGTAAAGACTGCATTTAAAGGAGAAATAGATATAGAAACAGGTCCTATTTGCTCTTCAAGTCCTTTTTATTCAAATGACGTAAATATGTATCATCAGGACTTTGAAAAAGCGAACAAATTATTAGATGAAGCGGGCTATCCAAGGGATAAAAAAGGTAAAAGATTCTCATTTCGCGTAACATATATTCCTGATAAATCCGCTAATAACAGAAGACTTATGGAATACTTTCATGAACTGTTTTTGCTTAAATTAGGAATAGATGCAAAAATAGAGCATCCTGAAAATTTTGTTGCATGGGCTGAAAAAATAGCTAATTGGGATTTTGATGTTACATTGGATAATGTATATAATTGGGGAGATCCTGTTATTGGAGTTCACAGAACCTATTTGAGTTCAAATATTCGCAAGGGTGTAATATGGTCTAATACGCAAGGATACAGCAACCCTGTTGTTGATGAGTTGCTGGAGAAAGCTGGATCTGAACTTAATTTTGAAAAAAGATATGCTTTTTATAAAAAATTTCAAAAAATTATAACTGATGAACTTCCAATTTATCCTATTTTCCAAGCTTTTTATGCAATTGGTCATGATAAAAATCTTGGCGGCGTAGGTCAAAGCATATGGGGTCTTATGACACCTTTGGATAATATTTATTGGAAAAATCTTAATCAATGA